A region of Reichenbachiella carrageenanivorans DNA encodes the following proteins:
- a CDS encoding family 16 glycosylhydrolase, whose translation MREISFVIILTLLQGYSLQAQKPEAHTDMAWDYLSDYSDEFNTGTLDAAKWNNNVGDWGTWSWEPENAYVKDTVLALQMKHDPHQRGGVNYYFTSGIVQITKKITYGYFEAKIKACQNWPGEAPAFWLYSQGEPTPTEEGGVQYSEIDAVEIFQIVGELKTIEMNLHTRIIKDGELTWIRPGQGYEEMTRNTWEAPWDPRDDYHTYGVMNRKDSIIWYVDGVERGRKANLYWHLPMNVTVSMGLRNPYEKYINGVRTVIETPTSPVGFPTEMYCDYVRVWEAPAQIVVDRDKIAKKEYSPSFPIIFDYAYDAGSGYEIPSDAEGLVLRLQQQDASGAMIKEYKTIDASIAGRVAGESSVTLALPDDILLTSKLPSGHSYVLLAETTSTIGGGTTVTMEEIKDINVTDLVLDVSGEPSTGLAVFPNPATNQLSIRGEIAPDAQFVVYNLLGVEQVRAKLPRQAKNGVSTIDISPLHAGVYLLVVKSSDHSSVIRFAKN comes from the coding sequence ATGAGGGAAATTAGTTTTGTGATAATACTGACCCTACTTCAGGGCTATAGCCTACAGGCTCAAAAGCCAGAGGCACATACAGATATGGCGTGGGATTACCTGAGTGATTACTCAGATGAATTCAATACGGGTACATTGGATGCTGCCAAATGGAACAACAATGTAGGCGACTGGGGTACGTGGTCCTGGGAACCAGAAAATGCCTATGTTAAAGACACCGTCTTGGCCTTGCAGATGAAGCATGACCCTCACCAGCGAGGAGGGGTCAACTATTATTTTACATCAGGCATCGTTCAAATCACTAAAAAAATCACCTACGGGTATTTCGAAGCCAAAATAAAAGCCTGTCAAAACTGGCCTGGAGAAGCACCCGCCTTTTGGCTTTATAGCCAAGGAGAGCCTACCCCCACAGAGGAAGGGGGTGTCCAGTATAGTGAAATTGATGCAGTAGAAATATTCCAAATTGTAGGAGAACTCAAAACGATTGAGATGAACCTACATACCAGAATTATTAAGGATGGGGAATTAACTTGGATTCGTCCTGGACAAGGGTATGAGGAGATGACTAGAAATACCTGGGAAGCGCCATGGGATCCAAGAGACGATTATCATACCTATGGGGTAATGAACCGAAAGGATTCTATTATCTGGTATGTAGATGGTGTAGAACGTGGCCGAAAAGCCAACCTTTACTGGCATTTGCCAATGAATGTCACGGTGTCTATGGGTTTGAGAAACCCATACGAAAAGTATATTAATGGCGTCAGAACAGTGATAGAGACACCAACGAGCCCAGTAGGATTTCCTACAGAGATGTATTGTGACTACGTGAGGGTATGGGAGGCTCCTGCGCAGATAGTAGTCGATAGAGACAAAATTGCCAAGAAGGAGTACTCACCTAGTTTTCCTATCATATTTGATTATGCCTATGATGCAGGCAGCGGCTATGAGATCCCTTCTGATGCAGAAGGACTGGTGCTGAGACTCCAGCAGCAAGATGCTAGTGGAGCCATGATCAAAGAATACAAAACGATAGATGCCAGCATTGCAGGCAGAGTAGCAGGGGAGTCGTCGGTCACGTTGGCATTACCAGATGATATCTTGCTTACCAGTAAGCTGCCAAGTGGGCACAGCTATGTGCTGCTTGCAGAGACCACGAGTACCATCGGGGGCGGTACTACCGTGACCATGGAGGAGATCAAAGATATCAATGTGACGGATCTTGTATTGGATGTGTCTGGCGAGCCGAGTACAGGATTAGCTGTTTTTCCTAACCCTGCTACGAATCAACTTTCCATTAGAGGGGAGATAGCACCAGACGCTCAGTTTGTAGTGTACAACTTGCTAGGCGTAGAGCAGGTCAGGGCAAAGCTGCCTCGTCAGGCAAAAAATGGAGTCAGCACCATCGATATCAGCCCGCTTCATGCAGGGGTTTATTTGCTCGTAGTCAAGTCTAGTGATCATTCTTCTGTCATTCGTTTTGCTAAAAACTAG
- a CDS encoding RagB/SusD family nutrient uptake outer membrane protein translates to MKNIKNIIYLLAVVGFIATSCDEDAFLHEVNPNAISADIFWENQGDAEAALTTVYGALQFYTISGAGLGFSNLRSDMYATNTFTPWVSWNDLNISDNHALIGQIYAEPYIGIFRANQLINNLPDIDDPNFDEEDKNAIMAQAKFLRAVYYFKTTNDFGGAVLTTSASGLKEDIHLPFSTIQQVTDSVIIPDLEFAVANLPKKWEGENLGRATWGAAKAMLGKTYLYNKEFEKAAKEFEELLAEGLYSLVPDPLDNFKQDTEFNAESIFEVPFNAEYNGGTPNNLAFQVDNTAGGSGTETVNITRFYVPEALGGYRTLLPTYFAHEVILSDSISGSTDHSSRINASIAPSNFEGLYYNKTSADYPTKPWSFGETAYIKKYTNWNWQENEGGQGRSSINYRMIRLADVYLMYAEALLSQATPDVATAIVYIDNVRKRAGVVTLHDYIDANGTIPQLHVSREAYGSRPEVTPTAANVLTHLRMVERPIELCFEGSRWNDLVRWGIVREMLDEQKKVEDIRVARFATNGGSGDNAAPLFIRGTFRLDYVNNVEAYNSATHDYLPIPTLEIQLNNGL, encoded by the coding sequence ATGAAAAACATTAAAAATATAATATATCTACTCGCAGTTGTAGGCTTTATAGCTACTTCATGCGATGAGGATGCGTTTTTGCACGAAGTGAACCCCAATGCGATATCAGCTGATATCTTTTGGGAAAATCAAGGAGATGCAGAGGCCGCGTTGACTACAGTATATGGAGCACTTCAGTTCTATACGATCAGTGGGGCTGGTTTGGGCTTTAGCAATTTGAGAAGCGACATGTACGCTACCAATACTTTTACCCCTTGGGTGTCATGGAATGATTTAAATATCAGCGACAATCATGCTCTTATCGGACAAATCTATGCGGAGCCTTATATCGGAATTTTTAGAGCCAATCAGTTGATCAATAACCTGCCAGATATTGATGATCCTAACTTCGATGAGGAGGACAAAAATGCAATCATGGCACAAGCAAAATTCTTGAGGGCGGTGTATTACTTCAAGACAACGAACGATTTTGGAGGTGCCGTTTTGACTACCAGTGCGTCAGGTTTGAAAGAAGACATTCATTTGCCTTTTTCTACTATACAGCAGGTCACGGATAGTGTGATTATTCCAGATTTAGAATTTGCTGTAGCAAACTTGCCTAAGAAATGGGAAGGTGAAAACTTAGGTCGTGCCACTTGGGGGGCTGCCAAAGCCATGTTAGGAAAGACGTATTTGTACAACAAGGAATTTGAAAAAGCTGCCAAAGAGTTTGAGGAGTTGCTAGCAGAGGGACTCTATTCATTGGTACCAGACCCATTGGACAATTTCAAGCAAGACACAGAGTTCAATGCAGAGTCTATTTTTGAAGTTCCCTTCAATGCAGAGTATAATGGTGGTACACCAAACAACTTGGCTTTTCAGGTAGATAATACAGCTGGAGGATCAGGCACAGAAACCGTGAACATCACTAGATTCTATGTGCCAGAAGCATTGGGAGGGTACAGAACGCTGCTTCCTACTTATTTTGCACATGAGGTGATTTTATCAGATTCTATTTCTGGATCTACGGATCACTCATCTAGAATCAACGCTTCTATTGCTCCTTCAAATTTCGAGGGATTATATTATAATAAAACGAGCGCTGATTATCCTACCAAACCGTGGTCCTTTGGCGAAACCGCTTATATCAAGAAGTACACCAATTGGAACTGGCAAGAAAATGAAGGCGGACAGGGCAGATCATCTATCAATTACCGCATGATTAGATTGGCAGATGTGTATTTGATGTACGCAGAAGCCTTATTGTCGCAGGCCACTCCAGATGTGGCTACAGCTATAGTGTATATCGACAATGTGCGCAAAAGAGCGGGCGTGGTTACACTTCATGATTATATCGATGCCAACGGCACGATACCGCAGTTGCATGTGAGTAGAGAGGCTTATGGTAGCAGACCAGAAGTGACGCCTACCGCAGCCAATGTACTGACTCACCTCAGAATGGTGGAGCGACCAATAGAGCTTTGTTTCGAAGGGTCTAGGTGGAACGACCTCGTAAGATGGGGTATTGTAAGAGAGATGCTAGATGAGCAAAAGAAGGTGGAGGATATCCGAGTGGCTCGTTTTGCTACTAATGGAGGCAGTGGAGACAATGCGGCACCACTTTTCATCAGAGGGACATTCAGACTAGACTATGTGAATAACGTGGAAGCATATAATTCAGCTACCCACGATTACTTGCCTATTCCTACTTTGGAAATTCAGTTGAACAACGGACTATAA
- a CDS encoding SusC/RagA family TonB-linked outer membrane protein, translated as MNLKLLVRKQARLRGYLSAILLIMSLGVVQAQTFTVSGKVSGEGEELPGVNVRIKNGTVGVISDVDGNYKIEATAKDVLVYSYIGFKSSEVPVGSRTQIDVSLEPDIQALEEVVIVGYGTQKKKEVTGAVTQLSGERIASVPTPDLGNALQGQIAGVNVQASSGAPGAGANIQIRGVGSLNANALGPLYVVDGIPYRENPNIAPSQIATIDVLKDGASAAVYGVRGSNGVIIITTKGGKPGQMRVNFNAYTGIQNITSGTPLMDAHQQFYADEIRTAADNRYPSVLGQNPQALQNNTDFVADVQNDNASISNYDLNVSGGKENLTFNTNINYFNQDGVLINSGYDRLSTRLTGNYTSGKFKLFSSIGVTQDTRQREPYGLYENAIRNAPWSTPILDLPVFGDGVLVPEGNEFNYSQLSARLSNTDETKSSRVNIALRGSYEIVKGLTYEVRLGQNTLTSKRKRFEPKYLVYDRDGNLNEGAGRSAASLREDYVWNTNRVWENVLSYNKDFGKHTLGFTGVLSYEKYNVESVGVAVVMSPDSRNSIQTVGNAASTSNPVSNNSTSTMSGKMVRVQYDYDDRYLISANFRYDGTSNFLEGFNKDFFPSVSVGWNVAEEAFMNGGFLDDLRFRASYGTVGNNNIPPYQAVPTIQSGVNYLFGAEEALYSGLIQRSYVDPTVRWETQVSRNVGLDLAILNNRLQVTADYYINDKEDMLLSEQLPLSSGTHAPGWTALSERTVNVGNMTNRGFELAVSYKNQTSFGLTYSITGTFTTNKNEITRLSEGVTIGYPDGQPAQTLGNVDNTTFFAVGYPAGAFFLVPTDGVIKTQEELDEYLLIDPNARMGDLRYVNTDTTNSEINSDDRVYMGSGMPKFESGININLGYKNFDFAVQGYFSYGAKVYNGAKLTAYARGRHLDQVNMWSPQNPDSDIPVYRTFSHPNVRAQSDQFLEDGTYFRIRTLSLGYNIKSLQNIGIQNLRVYFNSLNPFTFTKYEGYDPEVGGNGLTTRGVDVGSYPITRQFMIGMELSF; from the coding sequence ATGAATCTAAAACTACTTGTTAGAAAACAAGCAAGACTCAGGGGTTACTTGTCAGCTATTCTGCTGATAATGAGCTTGGGAGTAGTGCAGGCACAAACTTTTACCGTATCAGGTAAAGTGTCTGGGGAAGGCGAAGAATTGCCTGGCGTGAACGTACGGATCAAGAATGGTACCGTAGGAGTGATCTCCGATGTAGATGGTAACTATAAGATAGAAGCCACCGCAAAGGATGTGCTGGTCTATAGTTATATAGGGTTTAAGTCTTCTGAAGTGCCTGTGGGCAGCAGAACCCAGATCGATGTATCGCTAGAGCCAGATATACAGGCCTTAGAAGAGGTGGTTATCGTAGGGTACGGTACGCAGAAGAAAAAAGAAGTAACAGGAGCAGTGACTCAGTTGAGCGGAGAGCGTATAGCCTCTGTACCAACGCCTGATTTAGGCAATGCCCTTCAGGGACAAATCGCAGGGGTCAATGTACAAGCATCCAGTGGAGCACCAGGCGCAGGAGCCAATATTCAGATTAGAGGTGTGGGATCATTGAATGCTAACGCTCTCGGCCCCTTGTACGTGGTGGACGGTATTCCTTATAGAGAGAACCCAAACATTGCACCGAGCCAGATCGCTACGATCGATGTATTGAAAGATGGTGCGTCGGCTGCAGTATATGGTGTGCGTGGGTCTAATGGGGTAATCATCATTACGACCAAGGGTGGTAAGCCAGGTCAGATGCGGGTAAATTTCAATGCTTACACTGGTATTCAGAACATTACATCAGGTACGCCGCTTATGGACGCACATCAGCAATTTTATGCAGACGAAATCAGAACAGCAGCAGACAACAGATACCCTTCTGTACTAGGACAAAACCCGCAGGCATTACAAAACAATACAGATTTTGTAGCTGATGTGCAAAATGACAACGCCAGCATCAGCAACTATGATTTGAATGTGTCTGGAGGTAAAGAAAACCTGACTTTTAATACGAACATCAACTACTTCAATCAAGACGGAGTGTTGATCAATTCGGGCTATGATAGACTATCTACTCGCCTGACAGGCAATTATACTTCAGGGAAATTTAAATTGTTTTCCAGTATTGGGGTGACACAAGATACTCGTCAGCGCGAGCCATACGGTCTCTACGAAAACGCAATTAGAAACGCACCCTGGAGTACGCCTATTTTAGACCTTCCAGTATTTGGAGACGGAGTTTTGGTGCCAGAAGGTAACGAATTCAACTATAGCCAGTTGTCAGCACGTCTGTCTAATACGGACGAAACAAAATCAAGTAGAGTCAATATTGCCCTTCGAGGTAGCTACGAAATAGTGAAAGGATTGACATACGAAGTTAGACTTGGGCAAAATACATTGACTAGTAAAAGAAAAAGATTTGAGCCTAAGTATTTAGTATACGACAGAGATGGTAATCTGAATGAAGGAGCAGGTCGTTCGGCGGCTTCCTTAAGAGAAGATTATGTGTGGAATACCAACAGAGTATGGGAAAATGTTTTGTCTTACAATAAGGATTTTGGCAAGCATACCCTTGGTTTCACAGGCGTACTGTCTTATGAAAAATACAATGTGGAGTCAGTAGGTGTCGCCGTGGTGATGTCGCCAGATTCTAGAAATTCGATTCAGACAGTAGGCAATGCGGCATCTACGAGTAATCCAGTAAGTAACAATAGCACCAGTACCATGTCTGGTAAAATGGTAAGAGTACAATATGACTACGACGATAGGTACTTGATTTCTGCTAACTTCCGTTATGACGGAACATCCAACTTCTTAGAGGGATTCAACAAAGACTTTTTCCCTTCTGTTTCTGTCGGGTGGAATGTCGCAGAAGAGGCCTTTATGAACGGTGGGTTCTTGGACGATTTAAGGTTTAGAGCAAGTTATGGTACCGTGGGCAACAACAACATTCCTCCTTATCAGGCCGTGCCTACCATCCAGTCAGGAGTCAACTATTTGTTCGGAGCTGAGGAGGCGTTATACAGTGGGCTGATCCAAAGGTCATATGTAGACCCTACCGTTAGGTGGGAAACACAGGTTTCTAGAAACGTAGGACTTGATCTTGCCATTTTGAACAACAGGTTGCAGGTTACAGCAGATTATTATATCAATGACAAAGAGGATATGTTGTTGTCTGAGCAGTTGCCATTATCATCAGGTACACATGCCCCAGGTTGGACCGCGCTTTCAGAACGAACCGTCAATGTGGGTAACATGACGAACAGGGGCTTTGAATTGGCTGTGTCTTACAAGAACCAAACAAGCTTTGGGCTGACCTATTCGATCACGGGTACATTTACTACCAACAAAAACGAGATCACTCGATTGAGCGAAGGAGTAACCATAGGCTACCCTGACGGACAGCCAGCTCAGACACTTGGCAACGTAGATAACACGACTTTCTTCGCAGTAGGCTATCCAGCAGGTGCATTTTTTCTGGTGCCTACAGATGGGGTAATCAAAACCCAAGAAGAGCTAGACGAATACCTCTTGATCGACCCGAATGCCAGAATGGGTGACTTGAGGTATGTAAACACAGACACGACCAATAGTGAGATCAACTCAGACGATCGTGTATATATGGGTTCTGGAATGCCAAAATTCGAAAGTGGTATCAACATTAACTTGGGCTACAAAAACTTCGATTTTGCTGTGCAAGGTTATTTTTCATACGGAGCCAAAGTGTACAATGGGGCTAAGTTGACGGCATATGCCAGAGGTAGACATCTCGATCAGGTCAATATGTGGAGTCCTCAAAACCCAGATTCAGATATACCAGTATACAGAACATTTTCTCACCCCAACGTGAGAGCACAGTCAGATCAGTTCTTAGAAGATGGTACTTATTTTAGAATCAGGACGCTCTCTCTGGGTTACAATATCAAATCATTACAAAACATTGGAATCCAAAACCTAAGGGTTTATTTCAATTCATTGAATCCATTCACGTTCACGAAGTACGAAGGATACGATCCTGAAGTAGGGGGTAATGGATTAACTACTAGAGGAGTAGATGTCGGTAGTTACCCGATCACGCGTCAGTTTATGATAGGTATGGAGTTAAGTTTTTAA
- a CDS encoding glycoside hydrolase family 127 protein has protein sequence MKNWMMIICGLVIVHTSTAQEKAIIDNSKSPYVKHKSINLGDCKWTEGFWADKFKIAEQSMVPYMGELLTGDTGHALNNFKIAAGLKEGVHKGMRWHDGDFYKYMEAAMYVYSQNGDKKILEEIDGYIDIIGQAQEEDGYLQTQIQLNPKVDRFENRKYHEMYNSGHLLTSACIHYRISGQRNFLDIAVKHADQMYSVFMPESKYYGRFGFNQTQIMGLVELYRTTGDKKYLKLAEKFINNRGKYSVEDTPPTKGYPIGDMVQERTPLRKSNEAVGHAVLALYYYAGAADVYAETGEQALIDALDRLWFNVTEQKMYVTGALGQTHYGASTNRDKIEEGFIDKYMMPNLTAYNETCANVCNSMFSFRMLGLHGESKYADIMELVLFNSALSGINLEGDKYYYANPLRTIDGARDYAKMNTEFPERQPYLECFCCPPNLVRTIAKMSGWAYSLTEKGIAVNLYGGNKLDTKLLDGSTLKLKQETMYPWEGAVAITVESAKKAPFEMLLRIPDWATGTKVLVNGKDAGVEVVAGQFAKIERKWAKGDVVTIDMPMNVSLVEGNPKIEEVRNQVAVKRGPVVYCIESPDLPKDASIVDVYLPSSKPLVAEYKADFLGGVTTIQGDLLIRKDTNDDKMYHTVSKPEWTTYKTQFIPYYSWSNRGSNTEMSVFVPVVWE, from the coding sequence ATGAAAAACTGGATGATGATCATTTGTGGCTTAGTGATAGTTCATACTAGCACAGCCCAAGAGAAAGCTATTATCGACAATAGCAAAAGCCCATATGTGAAGCATAAATCTATAAACCTTGGCGATTGCAAATGGACAGAGGGGTTTTGGGCCGACAAGTTCAAGATAGCAGAGCAGTCGATGGTGCCGTATATGGGCGAGTTGCTCACAGGAGATACAGGTCACGCACTCAACAATTTTAAAATAGCTGCAGGTCTCAAAGAAGGTGTGCACAAAGGGATGAGATGGCATGATGGCGATTTTTACAAATACATGGAAGCCGCGATGTATGTATATTCTCAAAATGGAGATAAGAAAATTCTAGAAGAAATAGATGGATATATAGACATTATAGGTCAGGCACAGGAAGAAGATGGCTACTTGCAGACGCAAATACAGCTGAACCCTAAGGTGGATCGTTTCGAAAACCGTAAGTACCATGAGATGTACAATTCAGGCCACTTGCTTACTAGCGCATGTATTCATTACCGAATTTCAGGACAGCGCAATTTCCTAGACATCGCAGTAAAGCATGCCGATCAAATGTATTCAGTTTTTATGCCCGAGTCTAAGTACTATGGTCGTTTTGGATTTAACCAAACGCAAATTATGGGGTTGGTAGAGTTGTATCGCACCACTGGAGACAAGAAATATTTGAAACTGGCTGAGAAATTCATCAACAACAGAGGTAAGTACTCTGTAGAGGATACTCCGCCGACTAAAGGATACCCTATCGGGGATATGGTGCAAGAGAGAACACCATTGCGTAAATCTAACGAAGCCGTAGGTCATGCCGTTTTGGCTTTGTATTACTATGCGGGTGCTGCAGATGTATATGCCGAGACTGGAGAGCAAGCTTTGATCGATGCGTTGGATCGTTTGTGGTTCAATGTCACCGAGCAAAAAATGTATGTGACTGGCGCTTTGGGTCAGACACACTACGGCGCATCTACCAATAGAGACAAAATCGAAGAAGGTTTTATAGACAAATACATGATGCCTAACCTGACGGCTTACAATGAAACTTGTGCCAACGTGTGTAACTCTATGTTTAGTTTTCGAATGCTAGGCTTGCATGGCGAGTCTAAATATGCAGACATCATGGAGTTGGTGCTATTCAATAGTGCACTCTCTGGTATCAATCTCGAAGGAGATAAGTACTACTATGCCAATCCTCTACGTACCATAGATGGCGCTAGAGATTATGCCAAAATGAATACGGAATTCCCTGAACGTCAGCCTTATTTGGAATGTTTTTGTTGCCCACCAAACTTGGTGAGAACTATTGCTAAAATGTCTGGGTGGGCCTATAGTTTGACAGAAAAAGGAATTGCAGTAAACCTCTATGGAGGAAACAAACTGGATACTAAATTGCTTGACGGATCTACATTGAAACTGAAACAAGAGACCATGTATCCATGGGAAGGTGCAGTAGCCATCACAGTAGAATCTGCGAAAAAAGCTCCTTTCGAAATGCTGTTGAGAATCCCTGATTGGGCTACTGGCACCAAAGTGCTGGTAAACGGCAAAGATGCTGGAGTAGAAGTAGTTGCAGGTCAGTTTGCCAAAATCGAAAGAAAGTGGGCCAAAGGTGACGTAGTTACTATAGATATGCCGATGAATGTAAGCCTAGTAGAGGGCAATCCTAAAATCGAAGAAGTAAGAAACCAAGTAGCAGTGAAAAGAGGCCCAGTGGTATATTGTATCGAATCACCAGACTTGCCAAAGGATGCTAGCATTGTAGATGTGTACCTGCCAAGTAGCAAGCCATTGGTCGCTGAGTACAAGGCAGATTTCTTAGGAGGGGTTACTACCATTCAAGGTGATTTGCTGATCAGAAAAGACACCAACGACGACAAAATGTATCATACGGTGAGTAAGCCAGAATGGACTACTTATAAAACTCAGTTTATCCCCTATTACTCATGGAGCAACAGAGGTTCAAATACAGAAATGTCAGTATTTGTACCCGTCGTATGGGAATAA